In the genome of Sciurus carolinensis chromosome 3, mSciCar1.2, whole genome shotgun sequence, one region contains:
- the Gypc gene encoding glycophorin-C isoform X2 has product MTYTTMDIAIIAAVITAVALVLVCLLLVMLRYLYRHKGTYHTNEAKGTEFAESADAALQSDPALQDASDNSRKEYFI; this is encoded by the exons ATGACCTACACCACGATGGACATTGCCATCATTGCAG CTGTGATCACTGCTGTGGCCTTAGTCCTGGTCTGCCTCCTCCTTGTCATGCTTCGCTACCTGTACCGACACAAGGGCACATACCACACCAATGAGGCCAAGGGCACAGAGTTTGCCGAGAGTGCAGATGCAGCCCTGCAGAGTGACCCTGCCCTCCAGGATGCCAGTGACAACAGCAGGAAAGAGTACTTTATCTGA